In Microthrixaceae bacterium, the genomic window CGTTCTCGGCCGCCTGGACGGCGGTGGTGGTGCCGGTGGTGCCAAGCGGGATGTTGAAGGTCATCCCACCAGCAGGCAGCGGGAGCCGACGTACCGAGTTGGCGATCGGGCGGCCAGCCCGAGCGATCGGAGCGAACATGTCCACCAGGTACTGAGGTGGCACCAGCGCACCGAACGCACCGGTGCCGACATCGCGGGTCTCCAGCGCCATCCGCTGATGACGCTCCAGCCGCTCCCGGGCCTGCCAGTCGCCACCGAACTCGGAGCGGTAGGCATCCTGAAGGAACGAGTGCTCACCACCGTCGCGGTACACGACAGGCTCAGCGCCGACACGGATCTCGGGGGACCCGTTGGGGGCAGGGAAGCGGGCAGCCACAGCGTCAGCAGCAGCACGGGCCTCTTCGAGCGCAACGAGCTCGGCCTCACGCTCCTGAAGCTGGGCGAGATCGGCATCAGCGGCAGCGACGGCGGAACGGGCCTCGTTGAACTGTGCGGTCTCGGCATCGCTGAGTGCTGAATCGTCTCGGGCCTCGGCCGCAGCGATCACCGAATCGATGACGGCCATGTGGCCGGCGCGAGTGTCGAGGCACTCACGGATAGAAGCTCGGATCTGTTCGAGCAGGGTCATGACAGGACCTCCATGGGTCACGTTGGTTGGCACCCGTGCCGGGCGGCGCGGGTGAGTCGTGGCTCAGGTGGACCGCAGGTGGACCGCAGGTGGTGCCCCCTAGAGGGGTCCGGCGTGCGGTTCGGCGTGCAGCCCGGCGTGGGCCGGGAGTGGCTGCCTAGATAGACAGCCGGGCACGGACAGCCGAAGCCATCCGCAGATCAAGACCGCGCACCGACGGCGCTGGCACGTCGTCGCGCACCTGGGCGACGGTCGCAGGATTCGCCGGGTAGGTCACCAGCGAAACATCGAACAGTTGGACCTCGATGATCCGCCGCACGAGGTAGTCCGCATCCCACTCCTGACGGATCACACGGAAAGCGAAGGACATCTCATCGAGATCGCCTCGCTCCATCGCGGACAGCACCGACGCCACCAGCGGAGACGAACGGTCAAGCGAGGCATCACACCGCAGGCCCACAGCGTCGGACGCCAGCGTCAGCGTCTTAGCGGCCGTGCGTGCCAGAGGTAGGCCCTCATGGTTCACCAGGAGACGCACGTCGTCACGCTCGACCACCGACTTGGCGCAAGCGCCCTCAACGATCACCTCAGACCAGCCGCCACGCTCCGGGCCACCAGCCACGTCATAAGGGAACCCGTACACCGTGGCGTACCCCGACATCGACACGCCGCCGTCCTCATCCGCTCGCACCTCGGGCACAGCGAACCGCCGGGCCTCCACAGTGCGGCCACGCTGCACCACCGACAGAGACGACATGTCACCACCCAGACGGGCAGCGACCACATCAGGCAACAACTCAGACATCTGACCCTCCAGGTCCGTTCAGCGCCACCGTCTGGGCACCGACACCGCCAGGCAACGGTGGACGATCCTCATGCTCGCGAGCCTCATCCGGCGTCCCCCAACCGCCACGGATGCGCAACGCCTCCACCTCCGCCTGCGTCTTCAAGTCCACCTTCACCAGCGCCCCGGTGTTGACCTTCACGTATTCCGACGGCGGCACCATCGAAGACACGAACTCCTCCATCAGAGTCACCCACCAACCCGCGTTATAGGTGAGGTAGTTCAGCGACCGCTGCTCGACGTTCGCGTACGTCTGACTGTTACCGGACTCGCCACCGATCATCTCCGGCGGCACCAGGAAGAACCCGGCGATGTCGGCCTTGTTCGCCTTGATCGTCTCCAGGAACTGGGACTCCTCCGGGCTCACCTGGATCGCCTCGTAAGTGACACCCAACCCGAGCACCACCGGCTCACGACCAGACACCGCAGCCCTAAACCGCTCCTTGATCGTCGCCGCCTGATCCTGGGTTACCGGCTGGTCTGTCGACAGCACCGCCGAAGGGTGAGCGCCATCGCTGAACCACCGGCGACCCGAACTCGCCAGCCGACAACCCCAACCCCGTCATCGACGCCGCGTACTGCAGCGGGGACAACCCGATAGGCGACCCCGGAACAGTGAACGCAGGCCAATGCACCAAGTCATCACCGACCGGACGACCATCAAGCAACCACTGCACCGACCCAACACCAACCGGCCGAGCCGACATCCTCGACGGAGACAAGATCTCCATCTGCACCGGATACCCCAGCCGGTCACGAGCCGCCACCAAACCGAACACGTTCCCGGCCGTCAACCACGACATCAACACCTGACGACGCCACCCGATCGCATGCATGTGCAACCACGGAGCCGACAGCAGCGGGGACGGCCGCTCAACCTCCACCGGCACACCAGCCGCCCGGCGGTACTGCTTCACCGGCAACGCCGACAACCGAGAGATCAGATCCATACACGACCACACCGCACCCAACCGGAGCGCCTGGTCCACATCCGACACGGCACCATGACCGCCACCAGACCGACGGACACGCTCAGCCGCCAGCACCTCAGCCAACGACCCCACAGAACGACGCTCAGGGCGGAACAGGCTCATGCCCGCACCTCAACCGCGGCGACCAAAGCCACCCCGGCCACCACCAAAGCCAACGGCACCGACCACATCGACACACCGGCCACCACAAGGGCGAGACCGAACAACTCGAGCAACACGTGCACCATCGGCTCCTCTCCCCTCAGTAGACGCTCATCGACACATCAACAGCAGGCATCGACACAGCAGCGTGATGGGCCAACACCACAGCCACCAGCGGCGACATGTCATGGTCCCCACGACGATCAATCAGCAGGGCATCCCCCGCCTTGCGCTTCTCCGCCCACGACACCGCCGACGACAACTCCGGCCGGTCACGGTGCACCACTTCCTCATCCACCACCGCATCAAAGAACCCCGCCGTAGCCAGCTTCAGGGCGGCAAACGCGACCCGCGCCACCGTGACCCCAGCAGCCTCCAGATCACCGATCAGCGCGGCCGCTGGACCCGCCTCATCAATCACCACCCGGCGCACTGCCCCATCGGCCACCAATGCGGCCACCTCGGCCACGACCCAGCCAGTGCCAGCGCCAGTCGCCACCACATCGACCCCGATACCACCCTCACGGCACTCCCCAGCCACCGCCACAGACGACGACGACCGATCCGGCCGCACCGCCACCGCAAGATCCACACCACCGACCAGCCACCCAGGCCGCTCCAGCACGACGCCCCGACTCCCCGCTGCGACACGACGACCAATCAGCCTCAGCGATCACAGACCACTGAGGGCCCAACCCGTTGTCAGGGTCAGGGAAGATCCCCAACCGCTCACGGGCAAACTCGGCATCGGTCAGATTCGACCGCTCCACCGTCCCAATGAACTCCTCAGTGATCAGCGACCCGAGCGACGGGTTCCCCTCCAACCACGCTCCACGATCACCTAGCGCCCCAGCAACAGCATCGGCGTCAGAAGCATCGACATCGACGGACCACTCGGCGTAAGTGATCTCACCCGCACGACCACGGGCGATGATCTTCCGCAAAGCATTCGACTCGGCCACCTCCAACGGGGCCGGGGCTCGTCCACCACAGCTGCGGATCAGGACGGGCCGACATCGTTGGCAGCAGGGAACCGAGATCGTTGATGTAGTAGGCCTCGTCCAGGACCACCCGGTCCCCCGAGAAGCCACGACCACCACCCTTCGAGCGGGCCTTGGAACTGGAGCCTCTTTCCGTTGCGAAGCTCGATCCGCTCCTTGCCGTTGCTGTCGTAAATCCCTTGACCTCGGCCATCAACTCCGGCGTGGTCTCCACCAGAGTCCTGATCCTGGTGAAGTGCTCCAGCGACGTGTCGAACCGGTGCGCCGTGTGAGTGATCAGATCCACCGCGTCATCGAGGAAGAGCCAGTACAGCTCCGCAGCCTCCAGCACCCCGCCCTTACCGTTCTGGCGAGGAACCACCAACGCAACCTCGAACGAAGCGCAGAACCCTTCGGCGGTCTCAGCTAGTGCGGCGTCGAGAACCAGTTCCTGCCACGGGAGCAGCACCAGGCCCGCCGACATCGCCAACTCCACCGCTTCCGGCCCCGCTGTTGACGCTGCGCTTGGGCGGCTCAGGAACCGAGGGGCGGCACCAGCGGCGGCGCGGCGGTCCTCTCTGCGACGGCGTAGCTCATCCTTGCGGCTCACCTCCGGCTCGGCGATGTCATCGAGTGCCCGCAACACTTCGAGTAGACGGCCAGTCAGAGGCGCTAGACGCTCTCGGTCGTCCTCGCCCA contains:
- a CDS encoding phage portal protein, with translation MSLFRPERRSVGSLAEVLAAERVRRSGGGHGAVSDVDQALRLGAVWSCMDLISRLSALPVKQYRRAAGVPVEVERPSPLLSAPWLHMHAIGWRRQVLMSWLTAGNVFGLVAARDRLGYPVQMEILSPSRMSARPVGVGSVQWLLDGRPVGDDLVHWPAFTVPGSPIGLSPLQYAASMTGLGLSAGEFGSPVVQRWRSPFGGAVDRPAGNPGSGGDDQGAV
- a CDS encoding HK97 family phage prohead protease, translated to MSELLPDVVAARLGGDMSSLSVVQRGRTVEARRFAVPEVRADEDGGVSMSGYATVYGFPYDVAGGPERGGWSEVIVEGACAKSVVERDDVRLLVNHEGLPLARTAAKTLTLASDAVGLRCDASLDRSSPLVASVLSAMERGDLDEMSFAFRVIRQEWDADYLVRRIIEVQLFDVSLVTYPANPATVAQVRDDVPAPSVRGLDLRMASAVRARLSI
- a CDS encoding phage major capsid protein; the protein is MTLLEQIRASIRECLDTRAGHMAVIDSVIAAAEARDDSALSDAETAQFNEARSAVAAADADLAQLQEREAELVALEEARAAADAVAARFPAPNGSPEIRVGAEPVVYRDGGEHSFLQDAYRSEFGGDWQARERLERHQRMALETRDVGTGAFGALVPPQYLVDMFAPIARAGRPIANSVRRLPLPAGGMTFNIPLGTTGTTTAVQAAENDAVSETNFDETTLAVSLQTIAGQQDVSRQALERGVGIDLVVFGDLASHYATVLDTSVYTAITGTAGIEAVTYTDASPHCGRVLPGSSLTLCSG
- a CDS encoding phage portal protein, translating into MASSGRRWFSDGAHPSAVLSTDQPVTQDQAATIKERFRAAVSGREPVVLGLGVTYEAIQVSPEESQFLETIKANKADIAGFFLVPPEMIGGESGNSQTYANVEQRSLNYLTYNAGWWVTLMEEFVSSMVPPSEYVKVNTGALVKVDLKTQAEVEALRIRGGWGTPDEAREHEDRPPLPGGVGAQTVALNGPGGSDV